A DNA window from Litorilinea aerophila contains the following coding sequences:
- a CDS encoding McrC family protein — protein MSGHPLQVVTLVAYEPCRLPAEALPAEAVAWLWQHHSHRVQIEPPSFKTQGQWQLTAQGWAGYIPLTPNLALALVPRLPIPNLFRLLAYAYDLAGVCSLDGCFQAASLPEFYGRLACLLAEGVLARLRQGIHQAYLVREGRQTFLRGQLRTKALAQRPWEVGVPCRYQEFTPDVAENQILAWTLHTILRGGFCQGEEHATVLRAFRRLAGGVTLRPFTADDCRGRVYHRLTQDYRPLHALCAFFLAQQGPAYQEGDWEMVPFLVDVGQLFERFVAAWLRQHLEPSLRVAVQERCPIDPAGNRYFTLDLVIYDTRSGRPRWILDTKYKPGADGPAPEDIAQVLAYAQAKGARDAALVYPMPLAQPLDTVINGIRVRSLTFDLTQDLTQAGEDFLRALLSPCSPHV, from the coding sequence ATGAGCGGGCATCCTCTCCAGGTGGTGACCCTGGTGGCCTACGAGCCCTGTCGGCTGCCGGCGGAGGCGCTGCCCGCCGAGGCGGTGGCCTGGCTCTGGCAACACCACAGCCATCGGGTCCAGATCGAGCCTCCTTCGTTTAAGACCCAGGGCCAATGGCAACTCACCGCCCAGGGCTGGGCCGGCTACATTCCCCTCACGCCCAACCTGGCTCTGGCCCTGGTTCCCCGGTTGCCCATCCCCAACCTGTTTCGCCTGCTGGCCTACGCCTACGACCTGGCCGGCGTCTGCTCTCTGGATGGCTGCTTCCAGGCCGCGTCCCTCCCCGAATTTTACGGGCGGCTGGCGTGCCTGCTGGCCGAGGGGGTACTGGCGCGGCTGCGGCAGGGGATCCACCAGGCCTACCTGGTACGGGAGGGACGCCAGACCTTCCTGCGGGGTCAACTGCGCACCAAAGCCCTGGCGCAGCGGCCGTGGGAGGTGGGGGTGCCCTGTCGCTACCAGGAGTTCACGCCAGACGTGGCGGAAAACCAGATCCTGGCCTGGACCCTCCACACCATCCTGCGGGGTGGCTTCTGTCAGGGAGAGGAGCATGCCACCGTCCTCCGGGCCTTTCGGCGGCTGGCCGGCGGGGTGACCCTGCGCCCCTTCACCGCCGACGACTGTCGCGGGCGCGTCTACCATCGGCTGACCCAGGACTACCGCCCCCTTCACGCCCTCTGCGCCTTTTTCCTGGCGCAGCAGGGCCCTGCCTATCAGGAGGGGGACTGGGAGATGGTGCCCTTTTTGGTGGATGTGGGCCAGCTTTTCGAGCGTTTCGTGGCGGCCTGGCTGCGCCAACACCTGGAGCCGTCGTTGCGGGTTGCCGTCCAGGAGCGATGCCCCATTGATCCGGCCGGGAACCGGTATTTTACCCTGGACCTGGTGATCTACGACACTCGCTCCGGCCGTCCCCGGTGGATCCTGGATACCAAGTACAAGCCGGGGGCGGATGGCCCGGCGCCGGAGGACATTGCCCAGGTCCTGGCCTATGCCCAGGCGAAGGGTGCCCGGGATGCGGCGCTGGTCTATCCCATGCCGCTGGCCCAGCCCCTGGACACGGTGATCAACGGCATCCGGGTGCGCAGCCTTACTTTTGACTTGACCCAGGATCTAACCCAGGCTGGGGAAGATTTTCTGCGCGCCCTCCTCTCGCCGTGTTCACCCCATGTTTGA
- a CDS encoding ABC transporter ATP-binding protein, whose protein sequence is MTRYMRPYRWVLLAGLVTTVLPVAMELVVPRMLQYVVDQGIRSGNWEAIWNGSLVMLVTALVGALATLGQGVSRAQLSQGIAYDLRNELFTHIQRLSFANLDQMQTGQLMTRISSDVDVVRMFLSAGLSLLLRALLMIIGSVIMLTVTDLQLSTIIFIMLAVAAVVIRSILRVAAPLFMVVQQKLAALNTIVQENLAGVQVVKAFVREPYEIERYRQGNEAYMAENIKVGRLMALAMPSLGLITNLGIVAVAWWGGLDTIGGRLSVGELIAFNNYLMIGMAPLLLLSNMLNMVSRAEASSTRILEVLDMEPAIRVAESPHTAEALDGAVRFDQVSFRYEAYAPPEETTPAPAFQGNGAGMRTPAAVNGGPNGNVNGHKDVLAQISFQVKPGQRIALLGATGSGKSTLVNLIPRFYEATHGTIAVDQVDVRQWSPHSLRRHIGMVMQQTVLFSGTVRENIAYGRPDASMEEVIAAAKAAQAHDFIMAMPQGYDSMVEARGANLSGGQKQRIAIARALLVSPGILILDDATSAVDMDTEFKIQEALDAYMRHCTTFIVAQRISSVLNADQIFILDGGQIVAQGTHRELLTTSPIYRDIFRSQFGEESLAHFPLDASQTSHPDRREP, encoded by the coding sequence ATGACCCGCTACATGCGGCCCTACCGCTGGGTGCTCCTGGCGGGGCTGGTGACCACCGTCCTGCCGGTGGCCATGGAGCTGGTGGTGCCGCGCATGCTCCAGTATGTGGTGGACCAGGGCATCCGGAGCGGCAACTGGGAGGCCATCTGGAATGGGTCCCTGGTGATGCTGGTGACCGCCCTGGTCGGTGCCCTGGCCACCCTGGGCCAGGGCGTCTCCCGGGCGCAACTCTCCCAGGGCATTGCCTACGACCTGCGCAACGAACTTTTCACCCACATCCAGCGCCTCTCCTTTGCCAACCTGGACCAGATGCAGACGGGGCAGCTCATGACCCGCATCTCCAGCGACGTGGATGTGGTGCGCATGTTTCTCAGCGCCGGCCTCTCCCTCTTGTTGCGGGCGCTGCTCATGATCATCGGCAGTGTGATCATGCTGACCGTCACCGACCTGCAGCTCTCCACCATCATCTTCATCATGCTGGCCGTCGCCGCCGTGGTTATCCGCTCCATCCTGCGGGTGGCCGCCCCCCTCTTCATGGTGGTCCAGCAGAAACTGGCCGCGCTGAACACCATCGTCCAGGAGAACCTGGCCGGCGTGCAGGTGGTCAAGGCCTTCGTGCGGGAGCCCTACGAAATTGAGCGCTACCGCCAGGGCAACGAAGCCTACATGGCGGAGAACATCAAAGTGGGCCGGCTCATGGCCCTGGCCATGCCCTCCCTGGGGCTCATCACCAACCTGGGCATCGTGGCCGTGGCCTGGTGGGGCGGCCTGGACACCATCGGCGGCCGCCTGTCGGTGGGGGAGCTCATCGCCTTCAACAACTACCTGATGATCGGCATGGCCCCCCTGCTGCTCCTGAGCAACATGCTGAACATGGTCTCCCGGGCCGAGGCATCGTCCACCCGCATCCTGGAGGTGCTGGACATGGAGCCGGCCATCCGTGTGGCGGAATCTCCCCACACCGCGGAGGCGCTGGACGGCGCCGTCCGCTTCGACCAGGTCTCCTTCCGCTACGAGGCCTACGCGCCGCCGGAGGAGACGACCCCGGCGCCGGCCTTCCAGGGCAACGGGGCCGGCATGCGGACGCCGGCGGCGGTCAACGGCGGCCCCAACGGGAACGTCAACGGCCACAAGGACGTGCTGGCACAGATCAGCTTCCAGGTGAAGCCCGGCCAGCGCATCGCCCTGCTGGGCGCCACCGGCTCGGGGAAGAGCACCCTGGTGAACCTGATCCCCCGCTTCTACGAAGCCACCCACGGGACCATCGCCGTGGATCAGGTGGACGTGCGCCAGTGGTCGCCCCATTCCCTGCGCCGGCACATCGGCATGGTGATGCAACAGACGGTGCTCTTCAGCGGCACGGTGCGGGAGAACATCGCCTACGGCCGGCCCGACGCATCCATGGAGGAGGTCATCGCGGCGGCCAAGGCGGCCCAGGCCCACGATTTCATCATGGCCATGCCCCAGGGCTACGACAGCATGGTGGAAGCCCGGGGGGCCAACCTCTCCGGCGGGCAGAAACAGCGCATCGCCATCGCCCGGGCCTTGCTGGTCTCACCCGGCATCCTGATCCTGGATGACGCCACCAGCGCCGTGGACATGGACACCGAGTTCAAGATCCAGGAGGCGCTGGACGCCTACATGCGCCACTGCACTACCTTTATCGTGGCCCAACGCATCAGCAGCGTCCTGAACGCGGACCAGATCTTCATCCTGGACGGTGGCCAGATCGTGGCTCAGGGCACCCACCGGGAGCTGCTGACCACCAGCCCCATCTACCGCGACATCTTCCGTTCCCAGTTTGGCGAGGAGAGTCTGGCCCACTTTCCCCTGGACGCCTCCCAGACTTCACACCCAGACCGGAGGGAGCCATGA
- a CDS encoding NAD(P)-dependent alcohol dehydrogenase: MKALVLEEKLKLSLRDIELDEPMGPHDVRIALHTVGICGSDVHYYTHGAIGPFVVREPMILGHEASGTVIEVGSQVKHLQPGDRVCMEPGIPDPNSKATRLGLYNLDPAVRFWATPPVHGVLRPTVVHPAAFTYKLPDNISFAEGAMVEPLAVGLHAANKARIRPGDVAVVMGAGPIGMVTALAALAGGCSRVIMTDVQQPKLDLAATLGPITPVNVARERLTDVVQELTDGWGADLVFECSGNEQAAASVFEPVCPGGAVIYVGIPLQPIAYDVAAAQVKEVRVEHVFRYAHVYPRALALMASGKIDVKPLITDRFTFDQSVEAFEFAAHMPPSSVKAQIVVAE; encoded by the coding sequence ATGAAAGCATTGGTCCTTGAAGAAAAACTGAAACTTTCCCTGCGGGACATCGAACTGGATGAGCCCATGGGGCCCCACGATGTGCGCATCGCCCTCCACACGGTGGGCATCTGTGGCAGCGATGTCCACTACTATACCCACGGCGCCATCGGCCCCTTCGTCGTCCGAGAACCTATGATCCTGGGCCACGAGGCCTCGGGCACGGTGATCGAAGTGGGCAGCCAGGTGAAACATCTGCAGCCCGGCGACCGGGTCTGCATGGAGCCAGGCATCCCAGACCCCAACAGCAAGGCCACCCGCCTGGGCCTCTACAACCTGGATCCGGCCGTGCGCTTCTGGGCCACGCCCCCGGTCCACGGCGTGCTGCGCCCCACCGTGGTCCACCCGGCCGCCTTCACCTACAAGCTGCCGGATAACATCAGCTTTGCCGAGGGCGCCATGGTGGAGCCCCTGGCTGTAGGTCTCCATGCCGCCAACAAGGCTCGTATCCGCCCCGGGGACGTGGCCGTGGTCATGGGGGCCGGCCCCATCGGCATGGTGACCGCCCTGGCCGCCCTGGCCGGGGGCTGCAGCCGGGTGATCATGACCGATGTCCAGCAGCCCAAGCTGGATCTGGCCGCGACCCTGGGCCCCATCACACCAGTGAACGTGGCCCGGGAACGCCTGACCGATGTGGTCCAGGAGCTCACCGACGGCTGGGGCGCGGACCTGGTCTTCGAGTGCAGCGGAAACGAACAGGCCGCGGCCAGCGTCTTCGAGCCCGTCTGCCCCGGCGGCGCAGTCATCTACGTGGGCATCCCCCTTCAGCCCATCGCCTACGATGTGGCCGCCGCCCAGGTCAAGGAAGTCCGGGTGGAGCACGTCTTCCGCTACGCCCACGTCTATCCCCGGGCCCTGGCCCTCATGGCCAGCGGCAAAATCGACGTCAAACCCCTCATCACCGATCGCTTCACCTTCGACCAAAGCGTGGAGGCCTTCGAGTTCGCGGCCCACATGCCCCCCTCGTCGGTGAAGGCCCAGATCGTGGTCGCCGAGTAA
- a CDS encoding AAA family ATPase, translating to MDEKRQEFAALLQECGQHYLDTAEGRAQAEAYRQSRQEAQRHFQEVQRLAEQGLDITEAVLLKLLPHPDTAANRWRGAWIHGTPAAMGDVRSRYEAAGWIQPEDWPQVAAAIYELVRRCVAEPAALADACQAFSALPYTKGFQAGMLSPILNALRPDAFLLWNSRVCQVLNYFTGASFTAALLDYPQANAALQTFIAAHQELLAQVHGRSAEPADTFDRFCHWLVTIRRFPLRAIRFWRIAAGDDFWQWQEWREGHYVAVGWDELGDLAGIDRREFQRRRDSLVAQYPQWTKRGADQAWRFARQLAEGDRVVVHVGGEVVLAIGTVAGAYYFVPDLPLGHRRPVEWHDLTPRAIHQPRWRDTLGELTEAEFLAIQEAPASQVDVAALFDREPPLEPPATPEFLRFCAPMVAALQARGGQGPAREVTEEVLDRMGLPADALAGGGARGGSRVKNQIHRARHTLVQAGLLTSPQRGLWQLTRQGQALTPTPQAIQAIYQELIYRRRREETLENESPAIRRLTESAGAYEVTPEPASTPPAVPREDARPQPAFSLADCAAATGLEEETLDRWVAAIERKGQAILYGPPGTGKTYTARMLARHLVGGGDGFVELVQFHPAYTYEDFVQGIRPRATPAGLDYALVPGRFLTFCRQAAHRQGRCVLIIDEINRAHLAQVFGELMYLLEYRNEEIALAAGNTRFCIPANVRIIGTMNTADRSIALVDHALRRRFAFLPLYPDYDMLRRYHARIQSDFPVEALVTLLQRLNREIHDPHFALGVTYFLRPNLADEIRDIWQLEVEPYLEEYFFDRPDRVDEFRWSRVRRELGL from the coding sequence ATGGACGAAAAACGCCAGGAGTTTGCAGCGCTCCTCCAGGAATGTGGCCAGCATTACCTGGATACCGCCGAGGGACGGGCCCAGGCCGAGGCCTATCGCCAGAGCCGCCAGGAGGCCCAGCGCCACTTCCAGGAAGTGCAACGCCTGGCCGAGCAAGGCCTGGACATCACCGAGGCCGTGCTGTTGAAGCTGCTTCCCCACCCCGACACCGCCGCCAATCGCTGGCGGGGGGCCTGGATCCACGGCACCCCGGCGGCGATGGGCGACGTGCGCAGCCGCTATGAGGCCGCAGGCTGGATCCAGCCGGAGGATTGGCCCCAGGTGGCTGCAGCCATCTATGAGCTGGTGCGCCGCTGTGTGGCAGAGCCCGCCGCCCTGGCCGATGCCTGCCAGGCTTTCAGCGCCCTGCCCTACACCAAAGGCTTTCAGGCCGGCATGCTCTCGCCCATCCTCAACGCCCTGCGGCCGGATGCCTTCCTCCTCTGGAACAGCCGGGTCTGCCAGGTGCTCAACTACTTTACCGGCGCTTCTTTCACCGCGGCCTTGCTCGATTACCCCCAGGCCAACGCCGCCCTCCAGACGTTCATCGCCGCGCACCAGGAGTTGCTGGCCCAGGTCCATGGGCGGTCAGCCGAACCGGCCGACACCTTCGACCGCTTCTGCCACTGGCTGGTGACCATCCGCCGTTTTCCCCTGCGGGCCATCCGCTTCTGGCGTATCGCCGCGGGGGACGATTTCTGGCAGTGGCAGGAGTGGCGCGAGGGGCACTACGTGGCCGTGGGCTGGGACGAACTGGGCGATCTGGCCGGGATCGACCGTCGGGAATTTCAGCGGCGCCGGGATAGCCTGGTGGCCCAGTATCCCCAGTGGACCAAGCGCGGCGCGGATCAGGCCTGGCGCTTCGCCCGTCAGCTGGCGGAAGGCGACCGGGTGGTGGTCCACGTAGGCGGGGAGGTGGTGCTGGCCATTGGGACCGTGGCCGGCGCCTACTACTTCGTGCCCGATCTGCCCCTGGGCCATCGCCGGCCGGTGGAATGGCACGATCTCACCCCCCGGGCCATCCACCAGCCCCGCTGGCGGGACACCCTGGGCGAGCTCACCGAAGCCGAGTTCCTGGCCATCCAGGAGGCGCCGGCCAGCCAGGTGGATGTGGCCGCCCTCTTTGACCGGGAGCCGCCGCTAGAACCGCCCGCCACGCCCGAGTTCCTGCGCTTCTGCGCCCCCATGGTGGCAGCGCTTCAGGCGCGCGGTGGGCAGGGGCCGGCCCGGGAGGTCACCGAGGAGGTTCTGGACCGGATGGGGCTGCCGGCGGATGCCCTGGCTGGCGGCGGCGCCCGGGGGGGCAGCCGGGTCAAGAACCAGATCCACCGGGCCCGCCATACCCTGGTCCAGGCCGGGCTGCTCACTTCTCCCCAGCGGGGCCTCTGGCAGCTCACCCGCCAGGGCCAGGCGCTGACGCCCACGCCCCAGGCCATCCAGGCCATCTACCAGGAGCTGATCTATCGCCGCCGGCGGGAGGAAACCCTGGAGAACGAATCCCCGGCCATTCGCCGGCTGACCGAATCGGCCGGGGCGTACGAAGTCACGCCGGAGCCTGCCTCGACCCCTCCGGCAGTACCCAGGGAGGACGCCCGACCCCAGCCCGCCTTCTCCCTGGCCGATTGTGCCGCGGCCACGGGGTTGGAAGAGGAGACCCTGGACCGCTGGGTGGCCGCCATTGAGCGCAAGGGGCAGGCCATCCTCTACGGCCCACCGGGCACGGGCAAAACCTACACGGCCAGGATGCTGGCCCGCCACCTGGTGGGCGGTGGGGATGGCTTCGTGGAGCTGGTTCAGTTTCACCCCGCCTACACCTACGAAGATTTTGTCCAGGGGATCCGCCCCCGGGCCACGCCCGCGGGGCTGGACTATGCCCTGGTACCCGGGCGCTTCCTGACCTTCTGCCGCCAGGCAGCCCACCGGCAGGGGCGCTGCGTGCTCATCATCGATGAAATCAACCGGGCCCATCTGGCCCAGGTCTTCGGCGAACTCATGTACCTGCTGGAGTACCGCAACGAGGAGATCGCCCTGGCTGCGGGCAACACCCGCTTCTGCATCCCGGCCAATGTGCGGATCATCGGCACCATGAACACAGCGGATCGCTCCATCGCCCTGGTGGACCATGCCCTCCGGCGGCGTTTTGCCTTCCTGCCCCTCTACCCGGATTATGACATGCTCCGCCGTTACCATGCTCGCATCCAGAGCGATTTCCCGGTGGAAGCCCTGGTGACTCTGCTCCAGCGGCTCAACCGGGAAATTCACGATCCCCACTTTGCCCTGGGGGTGACCTACTTCCTGCGCCCCAACCTGGCCGACGAGATCCGGGACATCTGGCAGCTGGAAGTCGAGCCGTACCTGGAAGAATATTTCTTCGATCGCCCCGACCGGGTGGACGAGTTCCGCTGGTCCCGTGTGCGTCGGGAACTGGGCCTATGA
- a CDS encoding SDR family NAD(P)-dependent oxidoreductase, translated as MADDILNAPPILERFRLDGRVALVTGAGQGIGRGFAHALGEAGAAVAVVDRVAERAEAVAQELADKGIDALAVTADVTKPDEVQAMVDAVLRKWGKLTIGANNAGIGLWADGESMTLEEWQRVIDINLTGVFLCAQAEARAMLAAGYGKIINTASMSGRIVNTPQNQCAYNASKAGVIHLTRSLAAEWARRGIRVNSISPGYTRTQLVEELTQTPEGQQMVPRWLDLTPMGRMAEVTDLQGALVYLAAPASDFITGHDLVVDGGYCVW; from the coding sequence ATGGCTGACGACATTTTGAACGCGCCGCCCATCCTGGAGCGCTTTCGCCTGGACGGGCGGGTGGCCCTGGTGACCGGAGCCGGCCAGGGGATCGGCCGCGGCTTTGCCCATGCCCTGGGCGAAGCTGGCGCCGCCGTGGCCGTGGTGGATCGGGTGGCGGAACGGGCCGAAGCCGTGGCCCAGGAACTGGCGGACAAAGGGATCGATGCCCTGGCCGTAACCGCGGACGTGACCAAGCCGGATGAGGTCCAGGCCATGGTGGACGCGGTGCTCCGCAAGTGGGGGAAACTGACCATCGGCGCCAACAACGCGGGCATCGGCCTCTGGGCCGACGGCGAAAGCATGACCCTGGAGGAGTGGCAGCGGGTCATCGACATCAACCTGACCGGTGTCTTCCTCTGCGCCCAGGCCGAGGCCCGTGCCATGCTGGCCGCCGGCTACGGCAAGATCATCAACACCGCGTCCATGTCCGGCCGCATCGTCAACACCCCCCAGAACCAGTGCGCCTACAACGCATCCAAGGCCGGCGTGATCCACCTGACCCGCAGCCTGGCCGCCGAATGGGCCCGACGGGGCATCCGGGTCAACAGCATCAGCCCGGGCTACACCCGCACCCAACTGGTGGAAGAGCTGACCCAGACGCCCGAGGGCCAGCAGATGGTCCCCCGCTGGCTGGATCTGACACCCATGGGGCGCATGGCAGAGGTGACCGACCTCCAGGGCGCGCTGGTCTACCTGGCCGCACCGGCCTCGGATTTCATCACCGGCCACGACCTGGTGGTGGACGGCGGATACTGCGTCTGGTAA
- a CDS encoding MarR family winged helix-turn-helix transcriptional regulator has translation MDTPPQELASEAIHKFLILNRYLRQYARQVTEHGVRPREFSVLRFLLESGPATVGQVQEYLYRSASVASTVIAQLEADGYVTRTRSPEDNRVVIVELTPAGREIAQKAPMGGIPLLRRRLGTLPPERLQMINQALDDIMRLMEVQELE, from the coding sequence GTGGACACACCACCGCAAGAGCTGGCCAGTGAGGCCATCCACAAATTTCTCATCCTCAACCGCTATCTGCGCCAGTACGCCCGCCAGGTGACCGAACATGGCGTGCGCCCCCGGGAGTTCTCCGTGCTGCGCTTCCTGCTGGAATCGGGCCCTGCCACGGTCGGCCAGGTGCAGGAATACCTCTACCGCAGCGCCAGCGTGGCCTCCACGGTCATTGCCCAGTTGGAGGCGGACGGCTACGTGACCCGGACCCGCTCGCCCGAGGACAACCGGGTGGTCATCGTGGAGCTGACGCCGGCGGGCCGGGAGATCGCGCAGAAGGCGCCCATGGGCGGCATTCCCCTGCTGCGACGACGGCTGGGCACCCTCCCCCCGGAGCGTCTGCAGATGATCAACCAGGCGCTGGACGACATCATGAGACTAATGGAGGTTCAAGAACTCGAATGA
- a CDS encoding Gfo/Idh/MocA family protein: MNREVSLILAGIGGYGHFYLRHLLAGAEQAGVRFQAAADPRPSGSPFLDQLQDRGVEIFPDLTSCLAAHQADLVVIAAPIHFHAELTALSLAHGAHVLCEKPLCATVAEATAMAQAEAQADRFVAVGYQWSFSEAIQALKRDIQEGVLGQPRRFKTCVLWPRGAAYYARNNWAGRIRSQDGRWVLDSPASNATAHYLHNMFYVLGSCRETSAFPAQVEAELYRANPIENYDAAAIRCYTEEGVELLFYAAHSVQRREGPFFQFEFEQAVVRYTDGGTIQATFADGRQKDYGDPFAHDGNKLWQSVDAVRTGEPVACGIAAATPHVYAINGAQLSMPDIVTLPDRLYRQDGDVRWVAGLQDVFRAAYQEACLPAELDSVPWTRSGRPVTLAEIRQRQIPV, translated from the coding sequence ATGAATCGCGAAGTTTCACTGATCCTGGCCGGAATCGGCGGCTATGGTCACTTTTACCTGCGCCACTTGCTGGCAGGCGCGGAACAGGCGGGGGTCCGTTTTCAGGCGGCGGCCGATCCCCGGCCTTCGGGCAGTCCGTTTTTGGACCAATTGCAGGACCGGGGCGTGGAAATTTTCCCCGACCTAACATCCTGCCTGGCGGCCCACCAGGCGGATCTGGTGGTTATCGCGGCGCCCATCCACTTCCACGCCGAACTGACGGCGCTTTCCCTGGCCCACGGCGCCCATGTCCTCTGCGAGAAGCCCCTGTGCGCCACCGTCGCCGAGGCGACGGCCATGGCCCAGGCCGAAGCCCAGGCCGACCGATTCGTCGCGGTGGGCTATCAGTGGTCCTTTTCCGAGGCCATCCAGGCCCTGAAACGGGATATCCAGGAGGGGGTCCTGGGGCAGCCCCGCCGCTTCAAGACGTGCGTCCTGTGGCCCCGGGGCGCCGCCTACTACGCGCGCAACAACTGGGCCGGCCGCATCCGCAGCCAGGATGGCCGCTGGGTGCTGGACAGCCCGGCCAGTAACGCCACGGCCCACTATCTGCACAACATGTTCTACGTCTTGGGGAGCTGCCGGGAGACGTCCGCGTTTCCGGCCCAGGTGGAGGCAGAGCTGTACCGGGCCAATCCCATTGAAAATTATGATGCCGCGGCCATCCGTTGCTACACCGAAGAGGGCGTGGAGCTACTTTTCTACGCAGCCCATTCGGTCCAACGGCGGGAGGGGCCGTTCTTCCAGTTTGAATTTGAGCAGGCGGTGGTTCGCTACACGGACGGCGGCACCATCCAGGCCACCTTCGCGGATGGACGTCAGAAGGACTACGGCGATCCCTTTGCCCACGATGGCAACAAACTCTGGCAGAGCGTGGACGCCGTCCGCACGGGCGAGCCGGTGGCCTGTGGCATCGCTGCGGCCACACCCCACGTCTACGCCATCAACGGCGCCCAGCTTTCCATGCCCGACATTGTCACCCTGCCGGATCGGCTCTACCGGCAGGATGGGGATGTGCGTTGGGTGGCCGGGCTCCAGGATGTCTTCCGGGCTGCGTACCAGGAAGCCTGCCTCCCCGCTGAGTTGGACAGTGTCCCCTGGACCCGGTCCGGCCGGCCTGTAACCCTGGCCGAAATTCGGCAGCGCCAGATTCCGGTGTAG